From Mycolicibacterium nivoides, a single genomic window includes:
- a CDS encoding TetR/AcrR family transcriptional regulator — MTTDPAGTPAARRNPLSKELVLRTAVALADEADGGVPSMRRLGERLGVESMSLYHHFRNKELILDGMVDIVFDEIELPPDDADWRTAMRQRAVSMRAALIRHPWAIRLMDSRTNPGPATLRQHNAAIGCLRSGGFSIAGAAHAFSVLDSYIYGSTLQELSLPFQSPAELEDVGGSILEQMPGGEFPHLTAMIVDRALKPGYAYVEEFGIGLDLILDGLERQRESWL; from the coding sequence TTGACCACCGACCCAGCCGGGACACCTGCCGCCCGCCGCAACCCGCTCAGCAAGGAGCTGGTGCTTCGCACAGCGGTCGCATTGGCTGACGAGGCCGATGGCGGTGTGCCGAGTATGCGCAGGCTCGGCGAGCGGCTCGGCGTCGAATCGATGTCGCTGTACCACCACTTCCGCAACAAGGAACTGATCCTCGACGGCATGGTCGACATCGTCTTCGACGAGATCGAACTCCCACCGGACGACGCCGACTGGCGGACGGCGATGCGACAGCGGGCAGTTTCGATGCGCGCCGCACTGATCCGTCACCCGTGGGCGATCCGCCTGATGGACTCACGGACGAACCCCGGTCCCGCTACTCTGCGCCAGCACAACGCGGCCATCGGTTGCCTCCGGTCAGGTGGCTTCTCCATTGCCGGTGCGGCACACGCATTCTCGGTTCTGGACAGCTACATCTACGGTTCCACACTGCAGGAACTCAGCCTGCCCTTCCAATCACCGGCCGAGCTCGAGGACGTGGGAGGCTCGATTCTCGAGCAAATGCCCGGCGGCGAGTTCCCGCACCTCACCGCGATGATCGTCGACCGCGCCCTGAAGCCCGGTTACGCGTATGTCGAGGAGTTCGGCATCGGACTCGACCTCATCCTCGACGGACTGGAGCGACAGCGCGAAAGCTGGCTCTAA